AGAGGCAGTGTCCGCTTACAAGAGGAAGAGctaactaaaaggaaaagaagaaaagaagaaatctcTTTTCCTGATCATGAGTGTGCTGTAACTTCTGTTCTTAGTTACGTGGAGCCAGCAAAGCCTCATCTCTGGAAATAACTAGATTCAGAAAGTTGATTTCAGACAAGGGTTAGATTCAAACAGAGGTCAAATCATGTTTCATATTTATCTTGCTACATATCTCAAATGAATCTCAGAGACGGATTGTATCAAATACCTGCAGTTTCAAGTGATGTGGCTATTCTTAAGCAATGTTCAACAAGAAAAATCTGGATCTCTCTTGTGTAAGTTCTGTAAAGTTTCCTCAAGCAGTCTCATCTGTACACAATCTCAATAtcagtttttgttattttgtattcttttatgtttaaaGCTAAAGTTTGACTTGTAATAAGATTCACTGAAACTTGAAGTAAAGTTCCAATGCGAACTTATTGCGATATAATCTCTGCACAATACTCATTAATATGATTCTTTGAAACTTGAAGTAAAGTTCCAGTACAAATGCATTACCAGTTCATCTGCCACCTCGCGTATGTTAACTTTATGCACAAGCTTTGATAttatacacaacaaaaaaatacttttcCATGCCTTTGAGTGATTTGATTTACGTCTTCTTGTAATAAGAAATAAGAATAAGTATGGCCTAAAAAGTTCAGAAAGTCAAATGCTTGAGttgtaaaataccaaaaatccGCACTTGAAGAATGAAAATCACacaatcaaaagtcaaaagtgGAAACCAAACACACTAAACAATATACTATTTGCTTCAAACCTTACCAATGTTTTAGACCGTTGAccttaaattataaaatgatcATTCCTCatactaatttaaaataaatatcaagAGAATTAGGAGTGTTCACATAATGTGTTGAAAAGTCACGCAACAAGTCACATGAATATTTTTCCCATACATACAAACCAAAGTAACCCCACAAGATTAATTGAAGCCTCACGTTTCTTTCTTGGTCATTTTTACGTTACCAAACCCACTGAATAAACAACTTTAATGGGATCGTCTCCACTTTATcattttacttatattgtaAGCTTATAATTAAAATCCCCAAAGATGAAAAATGATGATTTGCTTTTTATGTATCCTTTAATTGAACAAACAGAACCACCACAGCACCAtattttgaagaagaaacaaaaagcaatGGCTTCACAAACCAAACTTAAGAAACCAAATTCTCATTTTAGTCTTTGtactttcctcttcttcaccgTCCTTTTTACAATACCggctctcttcctcctccgcaGCTCCTCTTGCTCCTCCTCCACAGTCGCagtctcctcttcctctgacacATACCAGCCACCGTGGTCTGGCGATCTTCAAACCGCCCAGTTTGCCTGGAACCGCCTTGCTTTCTCCTTAGCCAACCCTCCCAAATCCCTAAAACTCGCTGTTTTCTCCCGGAAATGGCCTACTGGGCCCAATCCCGGCGGCATGGAACGCCATGCTTTAACTCTTTACACTGCTTTAGCCCGCCGTGGACACCGCGTCCACGTTTTCACCTCTCCCATAGACCATTCCcctgaaaccaacaaaatcacTCCGGTTTCCGACCAAATCTTATACCCTATGATCCATTCTCACGGTGACGCGGAGCCTGGAAAATGGCGGTACAACAAAGCATGGGAGCTTTAccaagaagagaacaagaaagaaCCTTTCGATGTGGTTCACACCGAAAGCGTGGCTTTACCTCACTGGATCGCCCGGGAGGTTCCAAACCTAGCCGTCTCGTGGCACGGCATTGCACTAGAGAGCTTACAGTCAAGCATTTACCAAGACCTGATCCGTAAACCAGACGAACCAAGATCACAAGGCTTCAATGCAAGCCTATACGGTGCCGTGCTTCCCAAGATACTCGAGGAAATCAGATTCTTTCACAACTACGCTCACCACATCGCGATCAGCGATAGCTGCGGGGAAATGCTAAGAGACGTTTACCAAATTCCTGAGAAAAGGGTTCACGTGATACTCAACGGAGTCGACGAACACGGATTCACATCAGACAAAAAGCTACGTTCTCTGTTTAGGTCAAAATTAGGGTTACCAGAAAACTCATCAGCGGTCGTTTTAGGAGCCGCAGGGAGATTAGTTAAAGACAAAGGACATCCATTACTCTTCGAAGCTTTCTCGAGACTAATCGAAACACATTCTAATGTTTACCTCGTAGTAGCTGGATCAGGGCCATGGGAGAATCGTTACAAGGAACTAGGAGATAAAGTTTCCATTTTGGGATCTTTAAACCCAAACGAACTCAAGGGTTTCTACAACGGGATAGATTTGTTCGTGAATCCAACGCTTAGACCACAAGGACTCGATTTGACGTTAATGGAAGCGATGTTGAGTGGTAAACCAGTGATGGCGTCGAGGTACGCAAGCATAAAGAGGAGTATAGTGGTGAATGATGAGTTTGGGTTTATGTTTGCGCCGAATGTGGAAGCTTTGACGGCGGTTATGGAGATTGCGGTGGCGGAAGGAGCTGATAGATTGGCCGAGAGAGGGAGAAAGTGTAAAGACTATGCGGCGGAGATGTTTACGGCGAGTAAGATGGCTTTGGCTTATGAGAGGCTTTTTCTTTGTATTAACGATCAGAAATTTTGTATCTACCCATAATTAGTAATTTACTCAAAGTACTTTTATTTTACCATCAGTTGAAATTTTTTCCCCATTATTGGAAAAGTGAGTCATAGCAAACTAAGAAAAGTAATCAGTTACATATGCGACCCCGCCCCTTACGTATggaaaattttacaattatctAGCTATAGTATATCTTATTTTCcaattcaagaaaaataatataatctttaAGAACAACTGGAGTTGGGTTCATCATGCATCAACGCTCAAGATCCCTACTCATTGGGATAAGGAGAAATACAGTGTACTTAGTTTCACATAGTAGTTGTGACGGTCTCGTTTGTCTCTGCTAAAATCATATGATGTTACTTTTCTCTGCTAAATCCTGTCTTATATTTTCCTGAGTTTAATCTCTATTTCATAAATTTGATAATTGTCAATATTAAATTGTAATCTTTGCCTTTTCATCAACTCATATGTTTAAGAGGCCATAATCTAGTGATTTAATTCAACTAATTACgaaaattgttataatttaaatCCTACAAACACAAACAGTTGGAATTGTGGCAAATATCTAAGAGTCGATGTTTGAACTTATGCGAGCTTGTTCAAACCGTTGATAAGCTCGTCTAGTTCTAATAAACAACACAAGACTCGAACCTAGCCCAAGCAGAGACAAGCAACCCCACCACACAAAGGTCAAGTAATAACAGTCTCGTCCCATACACACCACGGACTCCGAGGTCACTGATTTGATCCCTGTGAAACCATGCGAGTCATAAACCAGTGCAGCCAAGAATCCATAGATCAATGATC
The sequence above is a segment of the Camelina sativa cultivar DH55 chromosome 10, Cs, whole genome shotgun sequence genome. Coding sequences within it:
- the LOC104718374 gene encoding uncharacterized protein LOC104718374, with amino-acid sequence MKNDDLLFMYPLIEQTEPPQHHILKKKQKAMASQTKLKKPNSHFSLCTFLFFTVLFTIPALFLLRSSSCSSSTVAVSSSSDTYQPPWSGDLQTAQFAWNRLAFSLANPPKSLKLAVFSRKWPTGPNPGGMERHALTLYTALARRGHRVHVFTSPIDHSPETNKITPVSDQILYPMIHSHGDAEPGKWRYNKAWELYQEENKKEPFDVVHTESVALPHWIAREVPNLAVSWHGIALESLQSSIYQDLIRKPDEPRSQGFNASLYGAVLPKILEEIRFFHNYAHHIAISDSCGEMLRDVYQIPEKRVHVILNGVDEHGFTSDKKLRSLFRSKLGLPENSSAVVLGAAGRLVKDKGHPLLFEAFSRLIETHSNVYLVVAGSGPWENRYKELGDKVSILGSLNPNELKGFYNGIDLFVNPTLRPQGLDLTLMEAMLSGKPVMASRYASIKRSIVVNDEFGFMFAPNVEALTAVMEIAVAEGADRLAERGRKCKDYAAEMFTASKMALAYERLFLCINDQKFCIYP